A genomic segment from Deltaproteobacteria bacterium HGW-Deltaproteobacteria-4 encodes:
- the xseA gene encoding exodeoxyribonuclease VII large subunit: MSVPTAIPVSRLVALLRDVVEENFLSVWVEGEISNFSIPASGHYYFTLKESDAQLRTVMFRAHNRLLRFVPENGLKVVCRGRVSVYPQRGELQFIAEGIEPCGVGGLQLAFEQLKERLATEGLFASEVKRPLPLHPETVGIVTSATGAALQDILQILRRRGAGVRILLAPVRVQGEGAAGEIAQAICDLNRHGQADVLIVGRGGGSLEDLWAFNEEIVARAIRASRIPVISAVGHETDTTIADFAADLRAPTPSAAAELVARGRLEREVHLDHLCTRLAARIDSRLRFAKEVVEGLARRLRSPLAAVAQHRLLLEQLENRLDSAMVRRLQRQKDHLHGILGRLHLLSPFATVARGYAIVTKSDGSVVRDAMTVHPGERIYLQLQQGKLTANVEKVEAEKVEKC, from the coding sequence ATGAGTGTCCCCACAGCCATACCGGTTTCTCGACTGGTCGCCTTGCTACGGGACGTTGTCGAAGAAAATTTCCTGTCGGTGTGGGTCGAAGGAGAGATCTCCAACTTTTCGATTCCGGCCTCTGGGCACTACTACTTCACCTTGAAAGAGAGCGATGCCCAGTTGCGTACGGTCATGTTTCGTGCGCACAACCGTTTGCTCCGTTTTGTCCCGGAAAATGGGCTCAAAGTTGTATGCCGCGGTCGCGTCTCCGTCTATCCGCAACGGGGAGAGTTACAATTTATCGCCGAGGGAATAGAACCGTGCGGTGTCGGCGGTCTGCAGTTGGCCTTTGAACAGTTGAAAGAGCGTCTGGCTACAGAAGGGCTCTTTGCCAGCGAAGTCAAGCGCCCTCTGCCCCTTCATCCCGAGACGGTCGGTATCGTCACCTCGGCAACCGGGGCGGCTTTGCAGGATATTCTGCAGATTCTGCGTCGGCGCGGCGCCGGGGTCCGCATCCTTCTGGCCCCGGTCCGGGTGCAGGGGGAGGGTGCTGCAGGGGAGATTGCCCAGGCGATCTGCGACCTTAACCGTCACGGTCAGGCTGATGTCCTGATTGTCGGCCGGGGCGGCGGGAGTCTTGAAGATCTCTGGGCGTTTAATGAAGAGATCGTCGCCCGCGCTATTCGCGCTTCCCGGATTCCGGTGATCTCGGCGGTTGGCCATGAAACCGATACGACGATTGCCGATTTTGCCGCGGATCTTCGTGCTCCGACCCCAAGCGCGGCAGCTGAACTTGTCGCCCGGGGACGATTGGAGCGGGAGGTGCACCTCGATCACCTCTGTACACGCCTTGCCGCACGCATCGATTCCCGCTTGCGTTTTGCCAAGGAGGTCGTCGAAGGTTTGGCGCGCCGTTTGCGTTCTCCCCTGGCTGCCGTGGCTCAACATCGATTGCTTCTTGAACAACTGGAAAATCGACTCGACAGCGCAATGGTGCGTCGCTTGCAGCGGCAAAAGGATCATCTGCACGGCATCCTCGGCCGCCTCCATCTCCTCTCCCCCTTTGCCACCGTAGCCCGCGGCTATGCGATAGTCACCAAAAGTGACGGATCGGTGGTGCGTGATGCGATGACCGTCCATCCTGGTGAACGGATTTATCTCCAACTCCAACAGGGCAAACTCACCGCTAACGTCGAAAAGGTCGAAGCGGAAAAGGTAGAAAAGTGCTAA
- a CDS encoding type II secretion system F family protein: MPLFKCKIGCSDGRVLEKEFEAVSALTLRESLEEQGFYVFDIRKKLWWQNVGSRLIDSGRPSGRDFLTFNQELLVLLRSGLPILQVLDAVTERMEPGLFRDALRDIREEIRGGAVLSESFSKHSHLFPHLYIASIKAGEKSGDLPVTLGRFIVYQKRVEAIRAKVKSAIFYPILLSIAVITVVLFLLFYVIPSFSQIYADANAVLPLATRILITLSNSLISGLPILLPMVVVTFLLLKSYLRSASGILWKDKLFLRIPFLGKLVIDYATLGFCRTFGTTLLSGIPIVQAMSMARGTLNNRLLEGKMTVAIRRIEEGASISQAISEGDFFPGLALRMIGVGESTGALAEMLWDVADYYESEVERRLDRLTTMVEPLMMMTMGIVIGAIVVAMYIPIFQLAGTVR, encoded by the coding sequence ATGCCATTATTTAAATGTAAAATCGGGTGTAGTGACGGTCGCGTGCTGGAAAAAGAATTTGAAGCTGTCAGTGCTTTAACTTTGCGTGAAAGCCTTGAAGAGCAGGGTTTTTACGTTTTTGACATTCGCAAGAAATTGTGGTGGCAGAATGTTGGTAGCAGACTTATCGATAGCGGTCGCCCTTCAGGCAGGGATTTCTTAACGTTTAACCAGGAATTGCTTGTTCTGCTGCGATCCGGTCTGCCAATTCTTCAAGTTCTCGATGCGGTTACGGAGCGGATGGAACCTGGCTTGTTCCGTGACGCATTACGTGATATCCGGGAAGAAATTCGTGGCGGTGCTGTCCTTTCCGAATCTTTCAGTAAGCATTCCCACCTCTTTCCTCATCTGTACATTGCATCAATCAAGGCCGGTGAAAAGTCCGGCGATCTGCCGGTCACCCTTGGTCGCTTTATCGTTTATCAAAAAAGGGTCGAGGCGATTCGTGCCAAGGTCAAAAGCGCCATCTTCTATCCTATCCTTTTAAGTATTGCAGTCATAACTGTAGTCCTTTTTTTACTCTTTTATGTTATCCCCAGCTTTAGCCAGATCTACGCAGATGCCAATGCCGTCCTGCCGTTAGCGACACGAATCCTGATCACCTTATCCAACTCCCTGATTTCCGGTTTGCCGATACTTCTTCCTATGGTCGTTGTCACCTTCTTGCTGTTGAAGAGTTATTTGCGCAGTGCTTCGGGAATACTTTGGAAGGATAAGCTCTTTCTTCGTATCCCGTTTCTTGGCAAGTTGGTAATCGACTATGCGACCCTCGGTTTTTGCCGAACTTTCGGGACGACGCTGTTAAGTGGTATTCCGATTGTGCAAGCAATGAGCATGGCGCGAGGAACACTCAACAATCGTCTCCTCGAAGGCAAAATGACGGTTGCTATCCGGCGCATAGAAGAGGGTGCTTCGATTTCGCAAGCGATTTCTGAAGGCGATTTTTTTCCGGGATTGGCATTACGTATGATCGGGGTTGGTGAATCGACGGGAGCCTTGGCTGAAATGCTTTGGGACGTGGCCGATTATTACGAATCTGAAGTTGAACGCCGCCTTGATCGATTGACAACTATGGTTGAGCCGTTGATGATGATGACCATGGGTATTGTTATCGGTGCCATTGTTGTTGCCATGTATATCCCCATTTTTCAGTTGGCCGGTACGGTCCGTTAG
- a CDS encoding general secretion pathway protein GspG translates to MISFRKFTSKRGFTLIELLAVMLILGILASIAVPSYKQSVIKARETILSENLYQMRRAIDAYYADRLTYPDALENLVQDKYLYDIPVDPFTRTRDSWQVVGPEADDEGRIPPGSVFDVHSGSDLIGLDGRPYQEW, encoded by the coding sequence ATGATTTCATTTAGAAAATTTACATCAAAACGCGGCTTTACCCTGATTGAGCTTCTGGCAGTGATGCTGATTCTGGGGATCCTCGCATCAATTGCGGTGCCGAGTTACAAGCAGAGTGTCATTAAGGCCCGCGAAACGATCTTAAGTGAAAATCTTTACCAGATGCGACGGGCAATTGACGCCTATTATGCCGATCGGCTGACTTATCCCGATGCCCTGGAGAATCTGGTGCAGGACAAATATCTCTACGATATTCCTGTCGATCCGTTTACCCGCACGCGGGACAGCTGGCAAGTTGTCGGCCCGGAAGCGGATGATGAGGGGCGTATTCCTCCCGGCTCCGTCTTTGATGTTCATAGCGGCAGTGACCTTATTGGCCTTGACGGGCGACCGTATCAGGAATGGTAG
- the ftsE gene encoding cell division ATP-binding protein FtsE encodes MIQVSNLGKNYGRDRSVLTNISFTLVKGEFVYVTGTSGSGKSTLLRLLYGAERPVTGKIAINGINVCRCNSFALAQLRRKLGLVFQDFKLLPERNIFENVALPLEIQGKGQGEINKRVLQSLNYVGLEHKMRTLPQQLSAGEQQRVAIARALIVDPVVLLADEPTGNIDPEHMAGILELFKGANARGTTILMATHDYSILRRSPRRTLHLVNGQLDNDISLETILQTERAHVGN; translated from the coding sequence ATGATTCAAGTCAGCAATCTTGGCAAGAATTATGGCCGTGACCGCTCTGTACTGACAAATATCTCTTTTACCTTGGTCAAGGGGGAGTTTGTGTATGTGACGGGGACTTCCGGTTCCGGAAAGTCGACACTTCTCCGTCTTCTTTATGGTGCTGAACGCCCCGTTACTGGAAAGATTGCCATTAACGGCATTAATGTCTGTCGATGCAATTCCTTTGCGCTTGCACAGTTACGGCGGAAGCTGGGACTGGTCTTTCAGGATTTCAAATTGCTCCCCGAGCGAAATATCTTTGAAAATGTGGCTCTTCCCCTGGAAATTCAGGGAAAGGGACAAGGAGAAATCAATAAACGAGTATTGCAATCACTGAACTACGTAGGCCTTGAACATAAAATGCGTACCCTGCCGCAACAACTGTCTGCGGGTGAGCAGCAGCGGGTGGCAATTGCCCGCGCCTTGATTGTCGATCCCGTAGTTCTTTTGGCAGATGAACCGACCGGGAATATCGATCCAGAACATATGGCCGGAATTCTCGAACTTTTCAAAGGGGCTAATGCTCGCGGTACGACCATATTGATGGCAACACACGATTACAGTATTCTTCGACGCTCTCCGAGGCGCACCCTGCATCTGGTCAATGGACAACTTGATAACGACATCTCTCTAGAAACAATTTTGCAAACAGAGAGGGCACATGTCGGGAATTGA
- a CDS encoding general secretion pathway protein GspG codes for MKVGNRRGKAGLTLIEVIIAMTILAILASAVIPLAATTVRRTREIELRRSLREMRTAIDQYKSDYDRAVKAQKIIPTLGDTGYPKELEELVTGEQWGDLYPFKRKYLRRIPRDPFDENDDGWGMRSMADDPESLSWGGEDVFDVFTQSTEIGLDGTPYNIW; via the coding sequence CTGAAAGTGGGGAACCGGCGCGGAAAAGCAGGATTGACTCTGATCGAAGTGATCATTGCCATGACGATCCTGGCTATCCTCGCTTCGGCTGTGATCCCTCTTGCCGCTACAACGGTCAGGCGGACGCGCGAGATCGAGTTAAGGCGCTCACTTCGTGAAATGCGTACTGCGATCGATCAGTACAAAAGCGACTATGATCGGGCGGTTAAAGCGCAGAAGATTATCCCTACCCTTGGTGATACCGGCTACCCCAAGGAGCTTGAAGAGTTAGTCACCGGCGAACAATGGGGAGATCTGTACCCTTTTAAAAGGAAATATTTACGGCGGATTCCCCGCGACCCCTTTGATGAAAATGATGATGGGTGGGGCATGCGATCAATGGCGGACGATCCTGAATCGCTGAGTTGGGGGGGGGAAGATGTCTTTGATGTCTTTACACAAAGCACAGAGATTGGACTTGATGGCACACCCTATAATATCTGGTGA
- a CDS encoding peptidase S41 — MKRLQQIFFTLFLFVLCPVVVVPFARLSWAEEVNPYQELQQLTDVMAIIRRNYVDEVPLKTLVDGAIRGMLASLDPHSSFLAPEDYKEMQTDMSGEFIGLGLDVTIRDEELVVIAPLEGSPAEKAGIIAGDRVVRIDTRNTRDIENVMDALRLLRGVKGSSVTLTIMREGFESPKEFTLQRDIIKIISVHSRSLEPGYGYLRIAQFQATTAAEVARELTQLHQESPAGLNGLILDLRNNSGGLLDQAVNVANFFLEKGLIVYTEGREPGSQLQYSAQQRGTEPYYPLIILINNGSASAAEIVAGALQDHGRALLLGTKSFGKGSVQTILPLRDDYGLRLTTARYFTPLGTSIQALGITPDIVVAARQGKLVRSDHFSEKDLPHHIAATGNQEPLKKSIGLKKVETGEEDNQLQYALDILKGRHILQSVKKGPG; from the coding sequence ATGAAGCGTTTGCAACAAATCTTCTTTACCCTCTTTTTGTTCGTTCTTTGTCCCGTGGTTGTTGTCCCTTTTGCTCGACTTTCCTGGGCAGAAGAAGTCAACCCCTATCAGGAATTGCAACAATTGACGGACGTTATGGCTATTATCCGCCGTAATTACGTTGACGAAGTGCCCTTAAAGACGTTGGTCGACGGTGCAATTCGCGGCATGCTGGCATCTCTTGATCCTCATTCCTCTTTCCTTGCTCCCGAAGATTATAAAGAAATGCAGACCGATATGTCCGGAGAGTTTATCGGCTTGGGTCTGGATGTAACCATCCGGGATGAAGAGCTTGTGGTGATAGCGCCGCTGGAAGGAAGTCCCGCCGAAAAGGCCGGTATTATTGCCGGAGACCGGGTGGTGAGAATTGACACTCGCAATACCCGGGATATCGAAAACGTCATGGATGCACTCCGTTTGTTGCGCGGGGTTAAGGGGAGCTCAGTAACGCTGACAATCATGCGTGAGGGGTTTGAAAGTCCCAAAGAATTTACTTTGCAGCGAGATATTATCAAAATTATCAGTGTTCACTCCAGGTCCCTTGAACCTGGTTATGGTTATTTGCGAATTGCCCAGTTTCAGGCGACAACCGCCGCTGAGGTCGCCAGGGAACTGACCCAACTCCATCAGGAAAGTCCAGCCGGCTTGAATGGTCTGATTCTCGACTTGCGCAATAATAGCGGCGGTCTCCTTGATCAAGCCGTGAATGTGGCTAATTTCTTTCTGGAGAAAGGTCTGATTGTTTATACCGAGGGGAGAGAGCCGGGAAGTCAATTGCAATACAGTGCTCAACAACGCGGAACCGAACCTTATTATCCGTTGATTATCCTGATTAATAACGGCAGTGCCAGTGCGGCTGAAATTGTGGCGGGGGCCTTGCAAGATCACGGCCGCGCTTTACTTCTCGGTACGAAAAGCTTTGGCAAGGGTTCTGTGCAAACGATTCTCCCTCTGCGCGATGATTATGGGCTGAGGCTGACCACGGCGCGTTACTTTACTCCTCTGGGGACGTCCATTCAAGCTCTCGGAATAACTCCTGATATAGTCGTTGCTGCCAGACAAGGGAAGTTGGTTCGATCCGACCATTTTAGTGAAAAAGATCTCCCGCATCACATCGCCGCAACGGGGAATCAAGAACCTTTAAAAAAGAGCATCGGCCTGAAAAAAGTAGAGACAGGTGAAGAAGATAATCAATTGCAATATGCTCTGGATATCCTCAAAGGAAGACATATTTTACAGTCTGTAAAGAAGGGGCCAGGCTGA
- a CDS encoding pilus assembly protein PilB, which translates to MAETSEYFGEAGHSLGFYDADLLHRAITERGLNESFLSLTEDFPQRRKIGEVLVEMGALAPAEVERILEQAALLGGRFGEVALREGFLVEDQVAQALARQFHLGFLSLDGFVIDTDLVASLPSGLLARYQFIPVRRRMGSLIVAVADPVDVKRLDELELQLGTPLILLVATQSRIQKLIERSEGSNRVLKEVSEDFKLHLIKETDKGDEVLSIEKMTADTSPIIRLIDSTLFDALNKRASDIHIESSLDGVIIKYRVDGVLFRATEPLDGRFQGPIISRIKVMSELDISERRIPQDGRFKVRLGAKSIDFRVSIMPSVFGEDAVIRILDKESIAEDLKGLTLDSLGISVREKDRLRRMIREPYGMILVTGPTGSGKTTTLYAALSEINSEEEKVITIEDPVEYQLKGVVQIPVNEKKGLTFARGLRSILRHDPDKILVGEIRDPETAQIAVQSALTGHLVFTTVHANNTFDVLGRFLHMGIEPHNFVSCLNCVLAQRLVRKICTKCKTEVFYTDDELRENGLNPELHRHHSFYEGRGCSSCNGTGYHGRAAVVELLDLNDDLRELIVTRAPATQLKAAARAAGTIFLRQSAIEKVVEGISSLREINRITFAEEEIA; encoded by the coding sequence ATGGCAGAGACTAGTGAGTACTTTGGCGAAGCCGGTCATTCTTTGGGTTTTTATGATGCGGATCTTTTACATCGCGCCATTACCGAACGGGGCCTCAATGAATCTTTCTTGTCCTTGACAGAGGACTTTCCGCAACGACGCAAGATTGGCGAAGTTCTGGTTGAGATGGGTGCGCTTGCTCCTGCAGAGGTTGAGCGCATTCTGGAGCAGGCGGCCCTTTTAGGCGGGCGCTTCGGGGAAGTGGCTCTGCGTGAAGGTTTTCTTGTTGAGGATCAGGTTGCCCAGGCTCTGGCGCGTCAGTTTCATCTGGGGTTTCTCAGTCTGGATGGCTTCGTCATAGACACCGATCTTGTCGCCTCTTTACCGTCAGGCCTGCTCGCCCGCTATCAGTTTATTCCAGTGCGCCGGCGGATGGGGAGTTTAATTGTTGCTGTTGCCGATCCTGTCGATGTCAAACGTCTTGATGAATTGGAATTGCAACTTGGCACTCCCTTGATCCTCTTGGTCGCAACACAGAGTCGCATACAGAAATTGATCGAAAGATCAGAGGGTTCCAATCGAGTTCTTAAAGAGGTTTCCGAAGATTTTAAGTTGCATCTGATTAAAGAGACAGACAAGGGTGATGAAGTTCTGTCGATTGAAAAGATGACGGCCGATACCAGTCCGATCATTCGTCTGATCGATTCAACTCTCTTCGACGCCCTCAACAAGCGGGCCAGTGATATCCATATCGAGTCAAGTCTTGATGGCGTTATTATTAAATATCGTGTAGACGGTGTACTCTTTCGTGCCACTGAGCCTCTTGATGGACGTTTTCAGGGTCCGATTATCTCTCGTATCAAGGTCATGAGTGAACTTGATATTTCTGAACGACGCATTCCACAGGATGGTCGCTTCAAAGTGCGTCTCGGGGCTAAATCTATCGATTTTCGTGTCTCGATCATGCCAAGTGTCTTTGGTGAGGATGCGGTTATCCGTATTCTCGACAAGGAAAGTATTGCTGAGGACCTCAAAGGTCTTACACTCGATTCTCTGGGAATTTCCGTTCGGGAGAAAGATCGACTGCGGCGGATGATTCGTGAGCCTTACGGCATGATTCTGGTGACGGGACCGACCGGTAGCGGCAAGACTACGACTCTGTATGCGGCCCTTTCCGAGATTAACAGTGAAGAGGAGAAGGTTATTACCATCGAGGATCCTGTCGAATATCAACTGAAAGGTGTGGTGCAAATTCCAGTTAATGAAAAGAAAGGGCTGACCTTTGCCCGAGGTTTGCGTTCAATCTTAAGACATGATCCTGACAAGATTCTGGTCGGCGAAATTCGTGATCCGGAAACCGCACAAATTGCGGTACAATCAGCTTTGACCGGACATCTCGTCTTTACAACCGTCCATGCCAATAATACTTTTGACGTTCTTGGTCGTTTTTTGCACATGGGGATCGAACCGCATAATTTTGTTTCTTGTCTTAATTGTGTCCTGGCTCAGCGTTTGGTGCGGAAGATTTGCACCAAATGCAAAACTGAAGTCTTTTACACGGATGACGAATTACGCGAAAACGGTCTGAATCCGGAACTTCATCGTCATCACTCCTTTTATGAAGGGAGAGGGTGCTCATCATGCAACGGAACCGGTTACCATGGTCGCGCTGCTGTTGTCGAACTTCTCGATCTCAATGATGATCTGCGTGAATTAATCGTCACGCGCGCACCGGCAACCCAGTTAAAAGCAGCAGCCCGAGCTGCCGGAACGATTTTTTTGCGGCAGTCCGCAATCGAGAAGGTCGTAGAAGGCATTTCCAGTCTACGTGAAATTAATCGTATCACCTTTGCCGAAGAGGAGATCGCATGA
- a CDS encoding transport-associated protein, with protein MAIITISREMGSAGIPIVQATAEELGYTLVDGDTIASVAMNYGLTLESFAAVDEKPLAFLDEADKNLEVAQRQIELIILEYALKGNIIVYGRGGQDLLKGVDNILRVRITAPFEERVERWAEREWLDPELARILVRRSDQQRAGFIKYYFNRDWTDPLEYDLVINTSRITEETAVKLICEGVRDQNLLEMKEGAKKILRDRILAKRGEVKLLSSGLLHGLHYYHFHLDVVDGVAALGGHVHSSQQRAEVHKILRTVEGIKEIIDHLEIRAYETTPQEN; from the coding sequence ATGGCGATTATTACCATTTCCCGTGAGATGGGGAGCGCCGGCATCCCCATCGTCCAAGCCACGGCCGAAGAATTAGGTTATACCCTGGTTGACGGCGATACAATTGCCAGCGTTGCGATGAATTACGGTCTGACCTTGGAATCGTTTGCAGCGGTTGACGAAAAACCCTTGGCATTCCTTGATGAGGCCGATAAAAATCTTGAAGTTGCTCAGCGACAAATTGAACTGATTATCCTTGAGTATGCGCTGAAGGGGAATATTATTGTTTACGGCCGGGGCGGTCAGGATTTACTCAAGGGAGTCGACAATATTTTGCGGGTGCGGATTACAGCACCTTTCGAGGAAAGGGTTGAGCGCTGGGCGGAGCGGGAATGGCTCGATCCGGAACTTGCGAGAATTCTTGTGCGCAGAAGTGATCAGCAACGCGCCGGGTTCATCAAGTATTATTTCAATCGGGATTGGACTGATCCGTTAGAGTATGATCTCGTTATTAATACTTCACGGATCACGGAAGAGACAGCAGTCAAGTTGATCTGTGAAGGGGTGCGAGACCAGAATCTTCTTGAGATGAAGGAGGGCGCCAAAAAGATTCTGCGCGATAGAATTCTTGCCAAGCGGGGAGAAGTCAAACTGTTATCCAGTGGATTGTTGCATGGTTTACACTATTATCATTTCCATCTTGATGTTGTCGATGGCGTCGCCGCATTAGGTGGGCATGTTCATAGCAGTCAACAGCGGGCAGAGGTTCACAAGATTTTACGCACAGTCGAAGGAATCAAGGAGATCATAGATCACCTTGAAATTCGCGCTTACGAAACAACCCCCCAGGAAAACTAG
- a CDS encoding type II secretion system protein gives MKPKTRSLLLLLSIMLLALQLSGCAGSRAYSRGQDFYAQGNYDKSVLNYMEAVETAPDRQEYRLRLSEALNKAAWQHLEEGRRLLKERQAAEAATEFRRALEYDKTLVAATNELAIAEEILKVDRLVQQADDLLKNRRLPQAKNSIDQALLIDPENVAALGLRAKVQNTPKTIIDGVELDVTSTKPISLKFKNTDIKDAFNILSKLSGVNFILDESLKRQSFTFDLAEVSFPQALELIMQMNKLGKKVLNSRTIIIYSRSKDGDKQFTDHLIQTFYLSNIDAKKAVNLLRTMLQLRKVYVHEELNAIIIRDTADVIKLAGQMLEAADRADAEVMFDLEMIEVNDSSALKLGPLLSPASISFGLGKPGEIVTTGTSGTTTTTSADVIVGSSLSSGGSTKNLVSGGINGLSGLSSYYSLPTLTFDFLKTRTDAEILANPKIRVKNKEKAKVHIGSKEPVITVTANGDVFTDSVAYVDVGVKLNIEPTIQLDNSVVTKVELEVSSVSGRQTTSRGTQVLTLTSTNANTVLTLKDGERTIIGGLIRDDTSKSRSGIVLLSDLPFIGTLFTNHNNSKNKRELLLSITPHIVQNIVVPSAGVGTLWSGREDDLKSGPVFGAFTSYEDEAAITPPQSQPVEAPVLSSPKNDDPVVIPSVGPAAVQPDDGPLAATDGSLLLIGPGQMSVGDEIEVIITGLEMNSLFSAPLFVTFDQNLFELVTVIEGDLLNRDGIATVFSSNPVQGKGELMVGYKQEAGGSGVSGDGTLLSVVFKAKAPGVGQFSVDRLNLRNTSGQRLKVLVTPLTVEVK, from the coding sequence ATGAAACCCAAAACTAGATCGCTCCTTCTCCTCCTGTCAATTATGCTTCTGGCGCTGCAGTTATCCGGATGTGCCGGGTCACGGGCTTATTCACGAGGACAGGATTTTTATGCACAAGGCAATTATGATAAGTCGGTCCTCAACTATATGGAGGCGGTAGAGACTGCTCCGGATCGACAGGAATATCGCCTGCGACTGAGCGAAGCCCTTAACAAGGCCGCTTGGCAACATCTTGAAGAAGGGCGGCGATTGCTAAAGGAACGGCAGGCAGCGGAGGCGGCGACGGAATTTCGTCGCGCCCTTGAATATGACAAAACCCTTGTTGCTGCCACGAATGAGCTTGCGATAGCAGAAGAGATCCTTAAAGTCGACAGATTAGTTCAGCAAGCGGACGATTTGCTGAAAAATCGGCGTTTGCCGCAGGCCAAAAACAGTATCGATCAAGCATTACTCATCGATCCGGAAAATGTAGCGGCATTAGGGCTTCGGGCGAAAGTTCAAAACACGCCCAAGACCATCATCGATGGTGTGGAACTCGATGTCACCTCCACCAAACCGATTTCACTCAAGTTTAAAAATACCGACATTAAAGATGCTTTCAATATTCTCTCCAAACTTTCCGGAGTGAATTTTATCCTCGACGAAAGTCTGAAGAGACAGAGTTTCACCTTTGATCTTGCGGAAGTTTCCTTTCCGCAGGCTCTCGAGTTGATCATGCAAATGAACAAACTTGGGAAAAAAGTCCTCAATTCCCGTACAATTATCATCTATTCGCGCTCGAAAGATGGTGACAAACAATTTACAGATCATTTGATCCAGACTTTTTATCTTTCCAATATTGACGCCAAGAAGGCGGTCAATCTGCTGCGGACCATGTTACAATTACGCAAGGTTTATGTTCACGAAGAATTGAACGCAATTATTATTCGTGATACTGCCGATGTGATCAAGTTGGCCGGTCAGATGCTTGAAGCCGCTGATCGTGCTGATGCTGAGGTCATGTTTGATCTGGAAATGATCGAAGTGAATGACAGTAGTGCCCTAAAGCTCGGTCCCTTGCTCAGTCCGGCCTCGATCAGTTTCGGTCTCGGTAAGCCCGGAGAGATTGTGACCACCGGAACATCGGGGACAACAACGACAACCTCGGCAGATGTTATCGTCGGTTCGTCATTATCTTCCGGCGGCTCAACAAAAAATCTGGTGAGCGGCGGGATCAATGGTTTGAGTGGACTTAGCTCTTATTATTCATTACCGACACTGACCTTTGATTTTCTCAAAACGCGGACTGATGCCGAGATTTTGGCGAATCCGAAAATTCGGGTGAAGAACAAGGAGAAGGCCAAGGTTCATATCGGCAGTAAGGAACCGGTCATTACGGTCACCGCCAACGGCGACGTCTTTACTGACAGCGTTGCCTACGTCGATGTCGGGGTCAAACTCAACATTGAGCCGACCATACAGCTGGATAATTCAGTTGTCACCAAGGTGGAGCTGGAGGTGAGCAGTGTTTCAGGCCGTCAAACCACGAGTCGCGGGACACAGGTTCTCACCCTGACCAGCACCAATGCCAACACGGTCTTGACGCTCAAAGATGGTGAGCGGACAATTATCGGCGGTCTGATTCGTGATGACACCAGCAAAAGTCGCAGCGGCATCGTTTTACTCAGTGACCTGCCGTTTATTGGCACACTCTTTACGAATCACAATAATTCCAAGAATAAACGGGAGCTTCTTCTCTCGATTACCCCACATATCGTTCAGAATATTGTTGTTCCCTCCGCCGGAGTCGGGACCTTATGGTCGGGGAGAGAGGATGATCTAAAGTCCGGGCCGGTCTTTGGTGCTTTTACCTCTTATGAGGATGAAGCAGCTATAACCCCGCCACAAAGTCAACCGGTGGAGGCGCCTGTTCTTTCCTCCCCGAAGAATGATGATCCAGTCGTTATTCCGTCAGTTGGGCCAGCGGCAGTGCAACCGGATGACGGCCCTCTCGCCGCTACAGATGGTTCTCTCCTTCTGATCGGCCCTGGTCAAATGAGCGTAGGGGATGAAATTGAAGTTATTATCACCGGACTTGAGATGAACAGCCTCTTCAGCGCCCCGCTCTTTGTTACCTTTGATCAAAATCTTTTTGAGTTGGTGACTGTAATTGAAGGAGATTTACTCAATCGTGACGGAATTGCGACCGTCTTTAGCAGCAACCCGGTGCAAGGTAAGGGAGAGTTGATGGTCGGCTATAAACAGGAAGCCGGCGGTAGCGGTGTCTCTGGCGATGGCACACTCCTTAGCGTAGTCTTTAAAGCCAAGGCTCCCGGGGTCGGGCAGTTTTCTGTTGATCGCCTGAATTTGCGCAATACATCTGGCCAACGTTTAAAGGTTCTTGTCACTCCTTTGACAGTTGAGGTTAAGTAG